The following proteins come from a genomic window of Gynuella sunshinyii YC6258:
- a CDS encoding type III-B CRISPR module-associated Cmr3 family protein: MSTFQTLDVDFTPVDSWFFRESRPFDAIGTSQLGSVFPPPASTVLGAFRNWVGRQLNVDWATYKFKEQMLTLPDGQQMSAWELIGGLAGHPGLICLDELGLMFNQERLYPLPMGLQQDMEQRLYRLQDSEPVRCDLGFIRLPRAVTHPGVRTRAITNTWITAEGLRTYLAGGIPAEHTLKPESELIVQEPHIGIALSRGRTIKEQMFYQTRHIRLHQGVSVFARFSGLPEELINLLDGGSDHIRFGGEGRQAAIRCQRSDADLPISECPKNRDFTMTLLTAASFRNGDQPDWLPADAKQCTAEDGSDYWQVNIADTPVQILSAVVGKTLRQGGWDMALGGPKPVTSLIPAGSTYFCQLPEDVQPRVLEQLQYQWVGHERNLGRGLICIGNINR, encoded by the coding sequence ATGAGTACCTTTCAGACACTGGATGTGGATTTTACCCCTGTCGACTCCTGGTTTTTTCGTGAGTCCCGGCCGTTTGATGCCATCGGCACCAGTCAGCTGGGCAGTGTGTTTCCACCACCGGCTTCCACTGTGCTGGGGGCATTCAGAAACTGGGTAGGCAGACAACTAAACGTTGACTGGGCAACCTATAAATTTAAAGAACAAATGCTCACTCTGCCCGATGGCCAACAAATGTCTGCCTGGGAGCTGATTGGTGGGCTGGCTGGTCATCCCGGACTCATCTGTCTGGATGAACTGGGCTTGATGTTTAACCAGGAACGGCTTTATCCCTTGCCCATGGGATTGCAGCAGGATATGGAACAAAGACTTTATCGATTGCAGGACAGTGAACCCGTGCGCTGTGATCTCGGTTTTATTCGTTTACCCCGAGCCGTGACTCATCCAGGGGTTCGTACACGGGCTATCACCAATACCTGGATCACGGCAGAAGGTTTGCGAACTTATCTGGCCGGTGGCATTCCGGCAGAGCATACCCTGAAACCAGAGTCTGAACTGATTGTCCAGGAACCGCATATCGGTATTGCCCTTTCGCGGGGACGCACGATCAAAGAACAGATGTTTTATCAAACCCGCCATATTCGCCTGCATCAGGGGGTTTCTGTGTTTGCGCGTTTTTCCGGCCTGCCGGAGGAACTCATCAACCTGCTGGATGGCGGTTCTGACCATATTCGCTTCGGTGGTGAAGGTCGACAGGCGGCAATCCGTTGTCAGCGCAGTGATGCAGACTTGCCGATATCGGAATGCCCCAAAAATCGCGATTTCACAATGACCTTGTTAACGGCTGCCAGTTTCCGCAACGGCGATCAACCGGACTGGTTACCAGCAGACGCAAAACAATGTACAGCCGAAGATGGCAGTGATTATTGGCAGGTAAACATAGCCGATACCCCGGTGCAGATTCTCAGCGCAGTGGTGGGGAAGACCTTACGTCAGGGTGGGTGGGATATGGCATTGGGTGGCCCCAAACCGGTCACCAGTCTTATTCCGGCAGGCAGCACATATTTCTGCCAACTGCCTGAAGATGTTCAACCCAGGGTTCTTGAACAACTTCAGTACCAATGGGTCGGCCATGAAAGAAACCTGGGTCGTGGGCTGATATGCATAGGCAATATCAACCGTTAA
- the cmr4 gene encoding type III-B CRISPR module RAMP protein Cmr4, protein MSGYQHTLLGLISHTAIHAGSGESDHIIDQPIQREAHTDWPCIYGSSMKGAFRSKARNTEGISSTVERLFGKDPDQHGAHDQAGELMISDARLLLLPVRSLNTHYRWVTCPAILGRLKRDLQRLGDKVANKLDADIPVDNESAVVASELSEALYLEEYRLTIPESSQVTSEKLTAWVKIISKLVTERDQDITNLLTIVSDDTFRHLCRAATPVSTHVRLKTDTKTNDGGALWTMESLPPDTLMYVMLSAATSRSQGDKERSETEFQQTVTQLFKDPYVQVGGNETTGMGWLQVKTWQEQSDE, encoded by the coding sequence ATGAGCGGATATCAACATACATTGCTGGGCCTGATCAGCCATACAGCCATTCATGCCGGTAGCGGTGAATCAGACCATATTATTGATCAGCCGATTCAACGTGAAGCCCATACCGATTGGCCATGTATTTATGGTTCAAGTATGAAAGGCGCGTTTCGAAGCAAAGCACGGAATACCGAAGGCATAAGCTCTACTGTTGAACGTTTATTTGGCAAAGACCCGGATCAACACGGTGCCCACGATCAGGCAGGTGAACTCATGATCAGTGATGCCCGTTTATTACTATTGCCTGTACGTTCCCTCAATACCCATTATCGCTGGGTGACATGTCCGGCCATCCTGGGACGGCTGAAACGTGATTTGCAACGGTTGGGTGATAAGGTTGCTAACAAATTGGATGCGGATATCCCCGTAGATAACGAAAGCGCTGTAGTGGCCAGTGAGCTATCAGAAGCGCTATACCTTGAAGAATATCGGCTCACTATCCCGGAAAGCTCCCAGGTAACCTCAGAAAAGCTGACAGCCTGGGTGAAAATCATCAGCAAGTTGGTAACGGAGCGTGACCAGGACATAACAAACTTACTGACCATTGTCAGTGACGATACCTTTCGCCACCTGTGCCGTGCAGCCACACCCGTCAGTACCCATGTTCGTCTGAAGACAGACACCAAGACTAACGATGGTGGCGCATTATGGACCATGGAAAGCCTGCCACCAGATACCCTGATGTATGTGATGCTGAGCGCTGCAACCTCACGTAGTCAAGGTGACAAAGAGCGCTCTGAAACTGAATTTCAGCAAACAGTGACACAACTGTTCAAAGACCCCTATGTGCAAGTGGGCGGTAATGAAACCACCGGTATGGGGTGGTTGCAGGTTAAGACCTGGCAGGAGCAAAGTGATGAGTAA
- a CDS encoding superoxide dismutase, with translation MAIELPSLPYAKNALAPHISEETLEFHYGKHHNTYVVKLNGLIEGTDMAGKSLEEIVKASTGGVFNNAAQVWNHTFYWNCLSPNGGGEPTGALADAITAKWGSFDKFKEEFTNSAVNNFGSGWTWLVKKADGSVDIMNTSNAGCPLTDDSVTALLTVDVWEHAYYIDYRNARPSYMDAFWKLVNWEFAGSNFA, from the coding sequence ATGGCTATTGAACTACCTTCTCTGCCATACGCAAAAAATGCGCTGGCTCCTCATATTTCTGAAGAAACTCTGGAATTCCATTATGGCAAACACCACAACACGTATGTGGTTAAGCTGAACGGCCTGATCGAAGGCACTGATATGGCCGGCAAAAGCCTGGAAGAGATCGTCAAGGCGTCCACCGGTGGTGTCTTTAACAATGCCGCCCAGGTATGGAACCACACCTTTTACTGGAACTGCCTGAGCCCCAACGGTGGCGGCGAGCCAACTGGCGCGCTGGCAGATGCCATCACTGCGAAATGGGGTTCTTTCGACAAGTTCAAAGAAGAGTTCACCAACAGCGCGGTTAATAACTTTGGTTCCGGCTGGACTTGGCTGGTAAAAAAAGCTGATGGTTCGGTAGACATCATGAACACCAGCAACGCCGGTTGCCCGCTGACGGATGACAGTGTCACTGCTCTGCTGACTGTTGACGTTTGGGAACATGCGTATTACATCGATTACCGCAATGCACGCCCAAGCTACATGGACGCGTTCTGGAAACTGGTTAACTGGGAATTCGCGGGCAGCAACTTCGCCTGA
- a CDS encoding DUF2059 domain-containing protein: MSKFWIVCLMLCSFGAVAAGSSKEAKVTELMNLMDMDALIDNMYVQMEPMLKNVSKQLDIQPSEQPLFDQYYNDVLTIMKTDFSWEKMQPGFMDIYLREFSEQEIDDLLAFYSTETGQAVLKKMPEVMQASVQLSQTLMQSAMPKIQARVKQLSDELAASRLAQ, encoded by the coding sequence ATGTCCAAGTTCTGGATCGTGTGTTTGATGTTGTGTTCGTTCGGTGCTGTTGCCGCGGGGAGTAGTAAGGAGGCCAAGGTGACGGAGTTGATGAATCTGATGGATATGGATGCGTTGATCGATAACATGTATGTGCAGATGGAGCCGATGCTTAAGAACGTCAGCAAACAGCTGGATATTCAACCTTCTGAGCAGCCGTTGTTTGATCAATACTATAACGATGTTCTGACGATCATGAAGACAGATTTCAGTTGGGAAAAAATGCAGCCAGGGTTTATGGATATTTACCTTCGTGAATTTTCCGAGCAGGAAATCGATGACCTGCTGGCGTTTTATAGCACCGAGACCGGGCAGGCGGTATTGAAAAAAATGCCGGAGGTGATGCAGGCGTCGGTGCAGTTGTCGCAAACGTTGATGCAATCGGCGATGCCTAAAATTCAGGCACGGGTGAAGCAGCTGTCCGATGAGCTGGCGGCGTCCCGTCTGGCACAGTAA
- the cmr6 gene encoding type III-B CRISPR module RAMP protein Cmr6: MTEVFPLYQQANKIPKQRQSTHAGLYFDRFYNLNEAQSDQKSRKDESPETRKSGFLKEIERMSGESKCGNPSELRAYQDRHLNLLIALNGVARVYRSDWHWVSGLGLPNPVENGFLWHPTLATPYLSGAAVKGLVRAWIEQDAAETKEKKQLLKKLFGSDTKQTTEQQTGDIIFFDAFPIEPVELTVDTITPHYSDWYSNGNNATIDNPETVPADWNTTQPIPFLAIKQSKLMFSFAARPGISLSEQERLLIKTALDDALQWLGAGAKTAVGYGYMSEDLNETNRLGKERRKREEELRKREEERRKREEALLRPAEKTLKWLQNALNHRLDNGIQPNPSDELRQKLAEAIKKAEESDEWLSTEVEMLVALADRCIEYWGGCKGNKKLTTLQTSAHQLLEKHSC; encoded by the coding sequence ATGACTGAGGTGTTCCCGCTTTATCAACAAGCAAATAAGATTCCCAAACAACGTCAATCCACTCACGCCGGTCTATACTTTGACCGGTTTTACAATTTGAATGAAGCGCAGTCCGATCAGAAGTCGCGCAAAGATGAAAGTCCGGAAACCAGAAAATCAGGTTTTTTGAAAGAAATTGAGCGCATGTCAGGCGAGTCAAAATGCGGGAACCCCAGCGAACTAAGGGCTTATCAGGATCGTCATCTGAATCTGCTGATTGCCCTGAATGGCGTTGCCCGAGTCTATCGCAGTGACTGGCATTGGGTCAGTGGATTGGGTCTGCCTAATCCGGTTGAAAATGGTTTTCTCTGGCATCCTACACTGGCTACCCCTTACCTGTCTGGAGCGGCCGTAAAAGGTCTGGTGAGAGCCTGGATCGAACAGGATGCAGCCGAAACAAAAGAAAAAAAACAACTGCTGAAAAAACTCTTTGGCAGTGACACCAAGCAAACCACCGAACAACAAACCGGTGACATCATATTTTTTGATGCATTTCCGATAGAACCTGTCGAACTGACCGTTGATACCATCACGCCACATTATTCAGACTGGTATAGCAACGGTAATAACGCAACTATCGATAACCCCGAAACCGTACCCGCTGATTGGAATACCACGCAACCCATTCCCTTCCTGGCAATCAAACAATCAAAACTCATGTTCTCATTTGCAGCCAGACCCGGCATCAGTCTTTCCGAACAGGAACGCTTACTGATAAAAACTGCATTAGACGACGCGCTACAGTGGCTTGGGGCAGGTGCCAAGACGGCGGTTGGCTATGGGTATATGAGTGAGGACCTGAATGAGACGAACAGACTGGGCAAAGAACGCCGAAAGAGGGAGGAAGAACTTCGAAAAAGGGAGGAAGAACGTCGAAAGAGGGAGGAGGCACTATTGAGGCCTGCCGAAAAGACACTGAAATGGTTACAAAATGCCTTGAATCACAGACTTGACAACGGCATACAACCTAACCCAAGTGATGAACTACGTCAAAAGCTGGCAGAGGCAATCAAAAAAGCAGAAGAAAGCGATGAATGGTTATCTACAGAAGTTGAGATGCTTGTAGCATTAGCCGATAGATGTATTGAGTATTGGGGTGGGTGTAAAGGAAATAAAAAACTGACAACTTTACAGACATCAGCACATCAGTTACTCGAAAAGCACTCGTGTTGA
- the cmr5 gene encoding type III-B CRISPR module-associated protein Cmr5 — MSNPVQLIEQKRARFALDAVQKFVSKDDSDQKSFVAYARQLPAMIQTNGLGQAAAFYKAKGTKSKAYNELYQLLGKWLSREQAIYPEEDLITAITQNDMHCYRLAQAEVQALLIWVKKFAEALCDKEKTGGNKND, encoded by the coding sequence ATGAGTAATCCGGTTCAGTTAATAGAGCAAAAACGCGCCAGGTTCGCTTTGGATGCCGTTCAGAAATTTGTGAGTAAAGATGATTCTGACCAGAAATCATTTGTTGCCTATGCCCGCCAACTACCTGCCATGATTCAGACCAATGGCCTGGGACAGGCAGCGGCATTTTATAAAGCCAAAGGAACAAAGTCGAAGGCATATAACGAGTTATATCAATTGCTCGGCAAGTGGTTATCTCGCGAACAGGCAATTTACCCGGAGGAGGACTTGATAACCGCCATCACCCAAAACGATATGCATTGCTATCGTCTGGCACAGGCAGAAGTGCAGGCATTGTTAATTTGGGTGAAAAAATTTGCCGAAGCGCTATGTGACAAAGAGAAGACCGGAGGTAACAAAAATGACTGA
- the cas10 gene encoding type III-B CRISPR-associated protein Cas10/Cmr2: MQQYFHFTIGPVQGFVAQARRTQDFWAGSFLLSWLSGIAICQVQAQIEKTGCGEILFPKPDLCFIDALKGISTAGGPSQGSIPNRFLAQVSADFDPQAVTRAVQQAWQSLADAVWQQKLEHVLGKTSSAFQIWQRQVSGFWELQWCLTERADESYVLDQRKQIRTHFPPDEPGIKCMMMDGLQELSGITRPDAAKMKHFWESLRENIPPPQLREGEHLSAPALIKRCFRDVFETQKIPLDGVTVHGWRLPQSIPSTSYLAASPWIRKALENTVENEVAVEAWNTFAQQTHVNNLSTEPVNPDWFNTYPSLPDSVSQWLRLDGNLYFPHMLFDEGFCENEDVAKKAEHTFKRLKAAVGLKSPSAFYAIVLMDGDRLGSQMSVQSKQQAISESLSAFTQAVPELVTRYNGFLVYAGGDDVLALLPLDSAIQCATAIREQYEQCFEHAKAAVGIETSISAAVLLTHAKQLLTTQLQRAHSLLDDVAKNRTGRNALAVEIWKPGGLHAQWSQPWDCEYLQQSLAHLQSQTELAVSHGFLSRIAHVLENTNTLNMDPMLIEALIRVEYRRGRKDDIKDGRYLSDETKMIQRFIELCRRWEHGQVQQGFQPDAVKLLHFLVSEQPAKETV; encoded by the coding sequence GTGCAACAATATTTTCACTTTACTATTGGTCCGGTTCAGGGATTTGTTGCCCAGGCGCGACGTACTCAGGATTTTTGGGCCGGCTCTTTTTTGTTGTCCTGGTTGTCCGGAATCGCCATCTGTCAGGTGCAGGCACAGATCGAAAAAACCGGTTGTGGCGAGATTCTGTTTCCCAAACCTGACCTTTGTTTTATCGATGCACTCAAAGGCATTTCCACAGCAGGCGGCCCTTCACAAGGCAGCATTCCCAATCGATTTCTGGCTCAAGTTTCAGCTGACTTTGATCCTCAGGCAGTGACCCGTGCCGTGCAGCAGGCATGGCAATCGCTGGCGGATGCAGTGTGGCAGCAAAAGCTGGAGCACGTTTTGGGAAAGACCTCTAGCGCCTTTCAAATATGGCAGCGTCAGGTATCCGGCTTCTGGGAGTTACAGTGGTGTTTGACTGAGCGAGCCGATGAGAGTTATGTGCTGGATCAGCGCAAGCAAATACGGACTCATTTTCCGCCGGATGAGCCGGGAATCAAATGCATGATGATGGATGGATTGCAAGAGTTGTCCGGCATTACACGACCCGATGCTGCAAAAATGAAACACTTTTGGGAGTCCTTGCGGGAAAACATTCCGCCACCTCAGCTCAGAGAAGGGGAACATCTGAGTGCACCGGCACTGATTAAGCGCTGTTTTCGGGATGTCTTCGAGACGCAAAAAATCCCTCTCGATGGCGTAACCGTACATGGCTGGAGGTTGCCACAATCGATACCCTCTACCAGTTATCTGGCAGCCTCTCCCTGGATACGCAAAGCGCTTGAAAATACCGTTGAAAATGAGGTTGCCGTTGAGGCATGGAATACATTCGCCCAACAAACTCACGTTAATAACCTGTCTACTGAACCAGTGAATCCGGACTGGTTTAACACTTATCCGTCACTACCTGATTCAGTGAGCCAGTGGTTACGGCTCGATGGTAACCTTTATTTTCCACATATGCTTTTTGATGAAGGATTTTGTGAAAATGAAGATGTTGCCAAAAAGGCTGAACACACATTCAAGCGACTGAAAGCAGCTGTGGGACTGAAATCCCCCTCAGCGTTCTACGCCATCGTATTGATGGATGGCGACAGGCTTGGCTCACAAATGTCCGTGCAATCCAAGCAGCAGGCTATTAGTGAATCGTTGAGTGCGTTTACCCAGGCAGTACCGGAATTGGTTACCCGGTACAATGGATTCCTGGTGTATGCCGGTGGGGACGACGTATTGGCGTTGCTGCCTTTGGACAGTGCAATTCAGTGTGCCACAGCCATCCGCGAACAGTATGAACAATGTTTTGAGCATGCCAAGGCAGCAGTCGGCATTGAAACCTCTATCTCCGCAGCGGTGTTATTGACCCATGCCAAGCAGTTACTGACCACACAGTTACAACGAGCCCACAGCCTGCTGGATGACGTTGCCAAAAACCGTACCGGGCGTAATGCGCTGGCAGTGGAGATCTGGAAGCCTGGTGGTTTGCATGCACAATGGAGCCAGCCTTGGGATTGTGAATATCTACAACAAAGTCTCGCGCATTTGCAGTCTCAGACGGAACTGGCGGTCAGCCACGGTTTTTTGTCACGCATCGCCCATGTGCTCGAAAACACCAATACCCTGAACATGGATCCGATGCTTATTGAAGCGCTGATTCGGGTGGAATATCGCCGCGGTCGCAAAGACGATATCAAAGACGGTCGATACCTGAGCGATGAAACAAAAATGATTCAACGATTCATCGAACTATGTCGTCGTTGGGAACATGGGCAAGTGCAACAAGGGTTTCAGCCCGATGCGGTAAAACTATTGCACTTTCTCGTTTCTGAACAACCTGCCAAGGAGACCGTATGA
- a CDS encoding DUF6602 domain-containing protein — MSDWKLSQLLESLHGDIQHRLKTVRQTIEHPTMKGDGSENVWIGLLNNYLPERYRSSRAFVVDSNGEFSEQMDVVIYDRQYSPLVFHYEEQLIIPAESVYAVFEVKQTFDKGHIDAAHKKVASVRKLYRTSMDIVHAGGISKSRTPFSIIGGILALECDLKELETTLKGYLMGADRNDESKWLTSGCAANRCFFYHDKEHHDIKISQHPKATTAFLFQLLSQLQSCGTVPMLDIHAYGKWLE, encoded by the coding sequence GTGTCTGATTGGAAATTATCGCAGCTTCTGGAAAGCTTGCATGGTGATATTCAGCATCGGCTGAAAACGGTTCGCCAGACCATTGAGCACCCGACGATGAAGGGTGATGGTAGCGAAAATGTCTGGATAGGACTTCTGAACAACTATTTGCCGGAACGCTATCGCTCAAGCCGAGCATTTGTAGTCGACAGCAATGGAGAGTTTAGCGAGCAGATGGATGTCGTGATTTATGACCGCCAGTACTCACCATTGGTATTTCACTATGAAGAGCAACTGATCATTCCCGCCGAGAGTGTTTATGCTGTATTTGAAGTCAAACAGACCTTTGATAAAGGTCATATTGACGCGGCACATAAAAAGGTTGCCAGTGTCAGAAAACTCTATCGCACCTCCATGGATATAGTGCATGCTGGAGGGATAAGTAAATCCCGGACCCCATTTTCCATAATTGGTGGAATATTGGCATTGGAGTGCGATTTGAAAGAGCTGGAAACTACTCTTAAAGGGTATTTGATGGGAGCGGACAGAAACGATGAATCAAAATGGTTAACCAGTGGATGTGCTGCAAACAGGTGTTTTTTTTATCACGATAAAGAACATCATGATATTAAAATCAGCCAGCATCCGAAAGCCACAACAGCCTTTCTGTTTCAACTATTATCGCAGTTACAAAGCTGTGGAACGGTGCCTATGCTGGATATTCATGCCTATGGTAAATGGCTTGAATAA